Sequence from the Luteibacter aegosomaticola genome:
CTCGAACCAGATGTCCACCATCACCACGGCAATCCGACTCCCTTGCAGGCATCCCGTCCAATGATCGAAGCAACCGGCATATGCTCCCGCTGTGGCGCCCCTCTCGGCGATCTCATCGAGGGAAACCACTTGTGTCCCCAATTGTGCGGACCCCGGAGCGGGCGTTGACCACCGTACCCGTAAGAGGCGGAGTGTGATGTCCCGCGAGGTTGCGACGCCAACAACGCCAATGGCCGAGAAGGACAAATCCGGAAGACCTTCCTGACATGGGTACCTGCGTGCCCGCCGCGCCGGACGACGTCGACCCCGACCATCCAGATGTGCCTGCTTGCGACCAGACCGTATGAGACGCGTCCTCGCCCTTTTGTCGCGCCGTTGAGTAGGCGCGTTTCCCACTGGCCGAGCATGGCAAAGCGTTGACCGCCTGCACCCGGATTGTCGTCTGTCCGTCCTTGACTGCCCGCCATGACCGTCAAGGTCCAAAGAGCGAAAATCATACCCGCCTGCAAAATCCGTCCCGCGCCAGCCGCAGCGGTTTGCGATCCGAAAAAAGCTGAGTCAAACAGCGCAACTGAAAAGGACGGGTGACCCTGAGCACCTGTACTTGCCGCCCTGGCAGCGCTGTTTGCACCCCAGATGTGGAGGCTGGCACCGGTGAAGCCGCGAGTCCGAAAGTCGTCCTCTTGCCAATTGTCGTGGCGGTCCGGCTAAAAATCGGCAACCGCGCGAATACCCCAGCGGAGGACGGTCATCTGCACAGCCGCAGGGATGCTCCCTTTGTCCTCCGCGGTGCCGGTCAGGGGAACGCTCAGGATCTTCCCTTCGATTTCTGCAGACCACACCACCTCGCGGCCGAGCCAGTCATGCGTGACGAGGGCCACCAGATGCCGGCCGTGCTCGTCAGTGACGACGATGCGTTGTTCCATGGCGTCTCCCAATTGGTGCAGCCTATTGACACGACAGCATGCAGGGCACGACACCGCGGGTAAAGAGGGGTGAACAAGGTCCACCTCCCTTATCCCCCTGCATCCCCCGAACCTCTCCACGACGGACACCGCATGTCGACGCCGGCCGAGGCCGCCCTCCCGATTGATGGTATCGGGAATAAAAGTGGATGCAGGCGACGCATTCCCGCGACTGGGGCCTCGGCGCGGGACGCCCGTTCTCCGCCCAGGCAAGGTCAGCCCCCTTTGCCCCACATAGCATGTTCGACGTTCCGGTTCGAAGACAGGCAAAGTGGTCGATTGCGTGTTGACGAATCCGAATTGATGCCAGATGCACGCCTGCGGCAAGGGGTATTGGGGATCCCCTTGGCCCGTGCCAGCGACACGGCGCGGGAGACCAAGTCATCGCATAAACCTGCCAAGCACCGCCATTTGCCAGCCGACATTGAGTGATAGATTCGGGACGACACCCCTCACCCGATTTCCCCATGTTGCCACAACAGCTTTCCCACCTCGTGGACCGCAGCCTCAAGGCGAGTACCAGGCTTGTCGTCCTCCTGACCATCGCCGCGCTGTTCAGTTCCGTCGGCCTGCTGGTTGTCCAGCATCGGGTCAGCGTCGGATACAAGATGCTCTTTGCCGCCGATTCGCTCGCCGATGACGTTCAGAAGATGCGACTGCGAATGGGTGCCTGGGTCATCAAGGGCGACAAGAACGCACGCGACGACTGGCGCAGCACTGTCAGACAAGGACAGGCTCATCTTTCCCGGCTGCAGACCCTGGGGACCCCCGATACGGCGCAGGCGCGATCAATCAGCGAGATCGGTGCGCAGCTGCAGCGGCGCATTGATACCGCAGAGTCCCTATTGGGCGATCCGGACGCCAACGAGCGTGAGGCACGAATCGAGACCCTGATGGGGGATTATTATCAAGGCATCAACGCGCAGCTCATGGATGGGATACACGTGTTCAGCAAAGCGCAGCAGGACCGCCTCAGCGTTCTCGAAGAAAGAGAGAACGCCGTGCTCTCCGCTGCTGGCCTTGTCCTTGTCGCACTCGTCAGCTGGTCCATCCTCTCTCTGCGCAGGACGAGACATACCGCGGCGCGGCTCATCCGCAGTCTCGACGAGGCCCTACGGACGACGGCACGCCAACGCAGCGAACTCGAGGCATTCATTGATGCGGCACCACTTGCGGTGTTCCACGCCGACAAGACCGGACGCCCGACATGGCTCAATGAGGATGCAGAAGAGCTCGTCGGTACCGAACGCGGAACGAGCGTGGTAGAGACAATGCGTGAAGGCCTCCACGCTGACGATCGAGAGCGATTGGTCCGCGCGTGGAACCGCCTGCTCGACGAAGCTACAGAACTCGACGAGGTGTTCCGGATGCGCAGCCGTACGGGCGAAAGGCTGTGGGCCCACGCCCATGCGTGCCCCGTCCGCGTCGGGGACGATGTGACGGGGTTCGTTGCGGTCCTGCGTAATATCACGCCGGAGATGCTTCTGCAGGAGGAGCTGACCCGCAGCCGTCATCAGCTGCAGCGCATCACCGATGCCGTACCAGCGCTCATTGCACGTGTGGACTGTTCGGAGCGCTATCGCTTCGTCAACGCGACCTACGGCGTGTGGTTCGATGCCGCGCCGACCCTCGGCGAATCAATGCGGAATTTCCTCGGAGAGACTGCGTATGGCGGCATCGCGCAGTACGTTCAGCAAGCGCTGGGTGGGAAGACCGTGCACTTTGAGATGCCTCGCCAGCACATTAGGGGACGCGACTTCGTCGGCGACGTAACGTATACGCCTGAGTTCATGGCAGATGGCACCATTACAGGGTTTTACATCATGGTCACCGATGTCTCCGAGCGCAAGGAACTCGAAGAGAATCTGTTCAAAGCAAATGAGATGGCGCAGGTCACACTCGATTCCATTGGTGACGCGGTGATTACAACCGATGAAGCAGGCATCGTCACCTTCGCAAACAGGCGCGCTCAAACGCTGCTCGAGAGACCCGCGGCGACCTTGGTGGGCCACCCGATTGAGGAGGTGGTAAAACTTGTCGATGGATCCGGAAAACCAAGCGAGAGTTCGCTGCGCCGCGCACTCGTTGAACGTCGCCTGGTCGATATGCTTCAACCCCGAAGACTCGTTCTCGATGAGCGCATTTTTCTCGACGTCGAGGATGTTGCCGCGCCCATTGAGATGCGAAACGGAGAACTTGCCGGAGGGGTGTTGGTGGTCCGCGACGTGAGCATTGCCCAAGCTGTCGCTGACCGTATGCGTCAGCTCGCGGAGGCCGACCCGTTGACGGGTCTTCCCAACCGGATGGTCTTTGAACAGCGAACACGCGACGCATTGGCCGCCCGCGCAGGGGACGCCTGCCTTGCGCTGCTCTACATGGACCTCGACGGGTTCAAAGCAGTCAACGACACCTACGGGCATGATGCCGGGGACGAACTGCTGCGCCAATTCGGCCGCCGGCTTGTCGCAATTGCCAGACCGCTTGACGTCGTCTGCCGGCTTGGCGGTGACGAATTCGTGGCGCTGTTGCGCCCGGTGAATGACCCTTCAGGTGCGCTGGCGCGCGCCGGATTGCTCATCGAGGCGGCGGCGGCTCCTTTTTTCTGGCAGGGCATCCCCCTTCACGTGACGTTGAGTGTCGGCATCGCATGTATTCCTGACGACGGTGCGGATGCCCTTACCCTCCTGAGGAAAGCCGACGCGGCCCTTTACTCCGCCAAGCGCAGTGGTCGGAACCGGGCCATCCTCTTTGGCGCTTTGCAGCCAAAAAAGGGCTGCAACTGAATCGGACGGCCAGGTGCGGATGCCTCACGGATGGACCAGCGCATCACGGCACGGCCACGCGCCGGAGCCTCGACCAACGAATTTCGCAATTTATCCCGGGGAAAGTTGCCAAGCGCCGGTAGCCTCTGCCATTCTCAATGCGTCTACAGGCGAAACAACGGAGACTGGGATGGACCTCCACGAAATTGTGGATGACGCCCACGCCCTCGCGTCATCGATTGAATGTGGCGAAATTGAAGAAGCCATGTTCCGGGCGGGCCGAATTGCGACGGCTGCCGCCGCCGATGAGGCTCTTGGAATCGTGCTCGCAGCACACCGCGTTATCACTGCCCTTGCGACTCCCCGCTCCGGCGAGACCGAACTCGGGGCAGCGCTAATTGCACTGTCACACACCATTGAAAGCCGAATAGGACCGTGGTCGGACTCGATGCCTGGTTGGTTTGTGGATTGCCAGCAAGTTAACAGACGTGGAAATTTGCGCGCTGTCCTCGAAGAGCTCGAAGACGAGGGTATCGTCGGCGTTGCAGCCAAGGCGCACTGCCTGCAGGTAAACCCCCTCTTGCTCGAAAACATGCTCAATGGCGGCTACATTCCCGACGCTTTCGCCCGTGAAGTCGAATGGGTGATGCAGCGCCGTGCTGGATGGATGGACGAAGTTCCACATACTCGCGACCTGTGAAAGCATGCAAGGAGTGACTTGTGCATACACTGCCCCGCCCCATCCATTTCAGCTTTCAATGCATCGATCGCACCGGCGCCTCGTTGCTCGCGGAAGTAACGGCGACCCAGGATGATGCAAGTTCCCCATTCGTGTGGCACGCTGTTTTCCCTGCCTCCGGCAATCCGCCGGCCGAAATGCTGGGCTCCTCACAATCACTTGCAGAGGTTCGTGACGACATCCAGTCGAAGGTGCGTCGATTGCTCTCCGATGGTGGTGTCCGGATTCGCGCGTCTGCGTCCGGTACCGAGAGGATAGGTGCCCGAGAGGCTGACGAGGGATGAGATCCCGGTACCGACGACTGGGCGCGGGTCGCCCGGCGGTCGTATCTCCCCCTGTATTCGTCCTCACAATTGCAGCGGAGCTGTCGCCACACGAGACGACCGGGAGAGAGGTCTTCGTTCCGCGACGCCGTGCGGGCTTCCGCGCCTAACCGATGCTGCCCTCCGACGCGCGGCGCCTGCTCCGCAGGCAGGCAAAGGGCATAGCCAAGCCGAACGGGGTATCGCGGGAACCATACCGGCATTTTCTCTTCAATTCTCTCCGGCCATCGGTCCAGGCGCGCGCCATGCTGCCATGAATCCAGGCCAGAATCGACGTGGCCGCATGTGTGGAAGGCGCCAATGGGGCGCCATTCGGGAACCAGAAATTGCAGCAGGCTACGCTCGTTTGCACGCGTTTGCGCCGAACATGGCGAATCCCCGGTTTGGGGGAACAGGATGCCCGGACAAGGTGTAGGGTTGCGATGATTTGACTGGTACTGATGAGATGGCAGGCCCCCTAACCCCTCTCCCCACTTGGCTGACCTCGACCGAGGCCCTGCGACTTGTGCGGGAAGCGCAACGATGCCTTGACTGCACCTCCCCGCCGGACACCGTGGCGTGCACCCACTACCTTCTCCGCGCGCTGCAACTCTTCAAGGATCACTCGGAGGGTGCGTCAATTCCTGTCGCGTCACGTGAGACACCTCCCCACATCGATGGGTCGGCAAGTCGAATGCAGCTCTCCTCGTCGCATGCCGGTGGCCACCCAGGGCCAATGTTGACGGTCCGGACTCCGACGTCAGACGACCACGCGGCGCGCGCCGACCTTCCGCACCACCGGTACAGGGCCGCGCAAATCGAACATGCCCGAATGCTGCTGGGTACGACCCATGAGCGGGTTGGCGCAATTTCATCGACATGCGGTTTCAGCGATCAGGCGCACTTCACTCGCGTCTTCAAGGCAAGCACAGGACTTACCCCGCTTGCGTACAGGGCGAGATACACCCGTCATTGCCCAGTCTGAGACTCCAGGCGGTTGCTGAGTCACCTTTCGCCACTTGACGGTTATGGGACACGGCGGGTGTGCAGTGCGTGACAGCGGGTGGCATCGTCCGAGGCAGCGTTGCGAGCGCGCCGTTTTTCATCGTATCGCGTCGTCGAGCCTCGGCCATGAGATCGCAGGGACCGTGGCGACAGCGGGCTGCGCGAACAAAAACCCTTGCTGCAGCGACACCCCGAGGTCAAGGAGCGCACGGCATTCGTCCAGCGTCTCGACCCCTTCGCCGATCACCCGGATCGCGAGGCCGTGGCAGAGGTCAACGACATGGCGGACGATGAGTTGCCGAGGGCGGCTAGCATGGATGCCCCGGACCAGACCGATGTCGAGCTTCACCAGATCCGGCTGGAAGTCAGCGAGCAGATTCAGTCCTGCGTAACCTGCCCCAAAATCGTCGATCGCGGTGAGAAAACCATGCGCCTTGTATGCCGTCAGGATGCCCACCAGATGCTCGTGGTCGGTGACCTCCTCGTGCTCCGTGACTTCGAAGATGACCCGCCCCAGGGGCCAATGCGCCGCCGCGGCTGCAGCAAGCGTCGCCTGGAGGCAATGCTCGGGGTTGTACACGGCATTCGGCAGGAAGTTGATAGACAGCATCCCGGGCGGCTCAACGAGAGCGGCTGTCCGGATCGCTACAATCCGGCAGGCTTGATCGAAGGCATACCGGTTCTCATGCCGCACCGATGCAAGCACTGCGCTGGCACCCTCGCCGTTGTTTCCACGGACCAGCGCTTCGTGGGCGAAGACCGTCCGCGCACGGACATCGACGATCGGTTGAAAGGCCATCGTGATGCGTTGCGCGACTTCGGCGGCATTGCCGCACCCCTGGCAAATCGTCTGTGTCATTGTCCGTCCTCCCAGCGCTGAGCATACAGGTCCCATCAGTGACGCTCGTGAGGACGTAAGCGCTGGGTCCACCCGCCCCCTGGCGCCGGGTATGGGGATGCGGGCACGGTCAGTCGCATGCGACACAGTGCCCCGGGCCGCCCTGGATAACCCCGCACCACAACCCGATACGATTCCCGCACTGCCCGCGGAGAATGGTCATGTTCCAGCATATCCTCATCGCAACCGACGGTTCGGACGTATCGGATCGCGCCGCCAAGCAGGCCATCGACCTCGCGTCACGCCTTGGCGCGCGGGTCCTTGCCCTTCACGTTGTCCCGGCGCTCCCCGCGTACGCTTACTTTGCACAAGGGATTGAAGGCGCCATACCGACTCCTGATGAGGCGTCAAGGGAAGATGCCGAGTGTCTTGAACGCGTCCAGCGCCTGGCCAAGGCCCATGGGGTCCCATGCGAATTGCGCAGTGTCGTCGACGGCCGACCCTACTGCGAGATTGTCGCCATTGCAGAACGGGAAGGCTGTGACCTCATCGTCATGGGCTCACACGGCCGCCAGGGCCTCGACCGACTGCTGCTCGGGAGTGAGACGCACAAGGTCCTGCTCAGCACTCGCGTCCCGGTCCTCGTCTGCCAATAGCAACCAAGGACGGTGGCTGCGCCAAAGGATACGACCCTCAAGCGCCGCGCCCCCTGGTCCGATTGCTACGAGAATCTTCCAAGCTTCGCGGCCGCAGGATGCGCGAGGTGTCGAGGATGACCGGTCATGCGACCTCCAGAAGCCTTGCCGCGCGCCGGCCGGTGGGCGGCCCGGGCTAGGTCAGTTTTCTTCGTCGGCTCAGCCACAGGTAAAGGCCGCTGCACAGCACCGCTATCAACAACAGGTCGAGCAGCGCCCAGACTGTCTTCATGGCGAGCCCACCGCCGTTGCCAAAATGCAGTGGCCGCGACAGCTCGGTGCTGCGCAGGTACCATGGCATCGGCAGCACGGCCGTCACCGTGCCGGTTCGCGCATCCACCATCACCGGCTGATACAGCTCGGCCGTGAGCGTGCTGGCGCCGCGCGCCCAGAAAATGAAATGCACTGGCGTGCCGTACGGGCTGCCGGGAAAGACCACGCCGGTGACGAGCATGCCCGGCACGGCGCGCGTTGCCGTGGCGAGCGCCGCATCCAGCGATACCCTCGCTGCCGGCCCTGCCGGTGGAACACCCACATCCGCGCCGGCGATTCGTGGTGTCACTTCCTTCGCCTGCCACAGGTCGAACAAGGGACGCTCGAGCTCGTTGAGCAAGCCGGTGAAGGCAACCACGCAGGCCCACGCGACCAGCACGATCCCGTGGAAATTGTGCCGATCCAGCCACGCCTGGCGCGTGCGTTTGCGCCTTACCTTGCCGAAGCCGGCACCACGGTTGAACGGTGCGTAGATGACCACGCCGGAAACCAGGGAAGCGAGGAAGCACAACGCCACCGTCAGCATGACCCACGTGCCGGTGTTTCCCATGAACATCGATTCGTGAATATCGTGCACCGCGTTGATGAAGGCATCGCCCGGGCCATTGTCCGCACGGCCCGTCACCACTTCGGCACCGGTCGCCGCATCGAACACGGTGCTTACGGCATGATCGGGGTCGTCGCGAAACGCGGCCCACGTTGGCGCCGTGGTGACTGCCACCCGGGCATGCCGTGGATCAAGGAAGGTGGCCACCACGACCGCACCGGGTTGTGCACGCTCCACCGAGGCGAGCATCGCGTCGAGCGGAGCGTGCCCCGGTTGCGCCGAGAGCCGCGGCAGTGACGGGTCGAACGCATCAATGATCTCATCCGAGAACACCAGCGGCAGCCCGGTAAGGCACGCCACCAGCAGGAATGCCGTCGCGACCAGGCTGGACCACCTATGCACGCGGTCCCACGCCTTCAGGGTGCTGCTCTTCACCGTGCTTTACCAGCTGAAGGTGGCTTTGGCCATCCAGGCGCGGCGCAGGCCGTACTGGCAACCCAGCTCACCTTGGCAGCTACCGATGTATTCCTTGTCGAACAGGTTCTGTGCGTTCAGCGAGAAACGCCACTGCGGGATCTCATAGCGGATTGCCGCATCGACCAGCGTGGTGGAGGGCAAGCGGATCGTGTTGGCCAGGTCGCCGTAGGTCGAGCCGACGTAACGCAGGCCGCCCGCCACGCCGAAGCCACGCAGCGCGCCGGAGAGGAACGTCTTGTCCAGCCAAAGGTTGGCCATGTTGCGCGGCACGTCACGCGGGCGCTTGCCCTGCGTGCCGTCGTTGTTGCGCAGCTGCACGCCGTTCATCCAGGTGTAGCCGGTGATAAGGCTCAGCCCGTTGCCGAGATCGGCGACGGCGGAAAGCTCCGCGCCACGCACGCGCACTTCGCCCGACTGCACCTGGAATTCCGGGTGGTCGAGGTCTGTGGTGAGCACGTTGGACTGGGTGAGCTGGTACACCGACGCCATGACATAGCTGTTCTGGCCACGCGGCTGGAATTTCACGCCTGCCTCGTAGCTCTTGCCAAGGTTCGGTTTGAACGGTGAGCCTTCGAACGACGTGCCGGTGGACGGTGTGAACGCCGTCGAGGCATTGATGTACGGCGCGATGCCGTTATCGAACAGGTAGACCAGGCCCGCGCGCCAGGTGAAGCGATTGGACTTCTGCGTATCGCTGGTTCCTTCGAGGCGGTCGATCGTCTGCGTGCTCGCCCAATCCTGGCGCACGCTTACCGTGGCTGCCCAGTGGTCGATGCGCATCTGGTCCTGGGCATACGTGCCCAGCTGGCGGATGGTGTGGGTCACGCTGTAATCGACCGGCGGCAGGTCGACGGTGATTCCGTACAGCGGCGCATAGATGTCCAGCGAGGGAATCTCCGGATCCTGTTCGGCCCAGCGATCTTCCGCATGCAGGTAGTCGACGCCGGCGAGCAGCGTGTGGCGCACCTTGCCCGTGTCGAAGCGGAACTCCGCCTGGTTGTCCACGCCCGCCACGTCACTGCTCGCCTGCGTGCGGAAGCCGTAGCGATCCAGCGTGCGCAGATCGTCCTCGAGCCCGGCGGAGCCGATGATCGAATAGTCCAGGTTCGCATGCGCATAGCGTGCGTTCTGGCGGAAGGTGAACACATCATTGAAGCGGTGTTCGAACTCGTACCCCACCGCGTACTCGCGACGCGCGAAGCGATCGAAGTTCGGATCGCCGTCGTAGAAATCCGAAGGGATCTTGCCGTTCGGGTTGCCCCACAACGTGCCCTGCATCGGCAGGTCGTTGGGCGGGCTGTTGGCGTCGCGGTAGCTGTAGTGCGTGAGCAAGGTGAGGTGCGTGTCATCCGAGGGCGCCCACGTCACGGCCGGGGCGATGAAGACGCGCTTGTCGCGCACATGGTCGGTCTGGGTGCTGGTGTCCAGCCCCAGCCCGGTGACGCGGTACAGCCACTGGCGGTCCTTATCCAGCGGGCCGGAGAGATCGAACGACGCCTGTGCCCGCCCGTACGCACCGGTGGCGGCGGATACTTCGTGCAACGGCGTATCCAGTGGGTGCTTGCTCACCACGTTCACCATGCCGCCCGGGCTGGTGGCCTGGCCGTACAGCACCGATGAAGGGCCGCGCAGCACTTCCACGCGGTCCAGGCCTTCGGTCTCGATCACGGGCGCCAGCACCGTGAAGTAGGTGAGCGTGGAAAGTCCGTCGAGGTACGGATTGGCATCGGGGAAGCCACGCAGCGAGAAGTAGTCCGCCTTGGTCTCCACGCCGCCGAATTCTTCGGCAAGCACGCCCGGGGTGTAACGCAGGGCCTGGCTCACGCTCTCCACCGCCCGCGCATCCAGCTGGTCGCGGGTGATCACGGTGATCGACTGCGGCGTTTCGAGCAAGGGCGTGCTGGTCTTCGTCGCCGCCATGGTTTCGTGGGCCACATAGCCCGAGGTGAGGCCGGTGACAGTGATCGCGTCGAGCGACGTGGTCGAGGTGCGCGCGTCGCTGCTCACCTGGATCAGCAGCACGCCGTCTTTTTCGGTGGCGACGAGGTGGGTACCGGCGAGGATGCGGGTGAGCGCCTGCCGCGAGGTGTAGTGGCCACTGATCGCCGGCGCCTGCAGGTTGCGCACCAGGGCGGGATCGACCGCCAGCTGCACGTGCAGCTGCGCGGCGAGGGTGTTCAATGCCTGGCCAAGCGGGGCGGCCGGCACGTCGATATCCACGGCCGTCTCCCTTGGCGTATCCGCGAAAGCCGGCGTGGTGACTGAAAAGGCGAGCACGAGGGCCGCGGCCAGGGCGGCCGGGGCAGCAAGACGAAGACGCATGGAGCGGGTTCCCTGGAACTGGATCGATAGTCGTAGACGCACGACCCGTCCCGAACCTGACATCGAAAGTTATCGCGACCCCTGGCGGGCGACGATGCGCACCTCGGCACCGTGTCGCTCGAGGCGCACCGGCAGGATTTGCGGGAGCGCTTTGGCGAACGCATCGGCGTTGCCCACGGTGAAACTGCCGGTGACATGCAGGCCACGGGCGGAAGGCGCGACCGCGAGGTGGGTATCGCCGTAACGCTCCAGTTCGGCCACCGCATCCGGCAGCGGCGTGTCATCGAACACCACGCGGCCATCGCGCCAGGCTTCGCCGGCGCCGTTGGCCAGCCGCGCCGGCAAGCCGAGCGGCGCGACGTGCGCAGCCTGCCCGGCAAGCAGATCCACGCGGCCCTGCCCGCGCGGGTCGGTGACCTGCACGTGCCCCCGGGTCACGCTGATGTCGGTACCGCACGATACCAGCCCGGTGGGCGTCTCGCGCACGCCAAAGCGGGTGCCCACGACGCGGACCTGCGCCGTGGCCGTATGCACGACGAAAGGCCGCGCCACATCGTGGGTGACATCGAACAAGGCCTGCCCCGACGAGAGCGCCACGTCGCGTCCGCCTTCCGAAAGCCGGACGCTGATCACCGTGCCGGTGTCCAGCCAAACCAGGCTGCCATCGGCCAAGGTCACCTGTCGCTGTTCGCCGCGCGCCGTGCGGTAGGCCTCGGCCACCGCGGCTGGCGGCGGCATCCGCTCCCACCACACGACGCTGCCCGCCACCGCGACGACAACCGTGGCGGCGGCCACCAGGGCGGCCCGGCGGAAACGTGCGTTCCGGCGGCGGCGGCGATGGGCCGGGGCCACGTCGTCGAGGAAGGCCCAGGTGCTGCGCAGGCGCGCGAGCGCCACGGCATGGGCGGGGTCCTCGGCCAGCCACTTCGCAAGGGCCTCGCGTTCCGCGCGCCCGAGGCCACCGTGCGAACGCACGAGCCAAGCGGCCGCGGCCTCGTCGGGCGAGGTGGCGCGGTCGGTCGGTTCGTCCGGCGACGGCGGGATTCCGTGCATCAGGGGCTCCATGGCGTGCAGGGCTGACGCCTTAGCCAGTGAAAACCTGACATGGATGCGCCTCAGCGGCGATTGTAACGGTCATCGCAGGCGCGGCATGCCAGCAACGCACGGATGATGTGCTTTTCCACCGCATTCCGCGTGATGCCCATGCGGGCGGCC
This genomic interval carries:
- a CDS encoding sensor domain-containing diguanylate cyclase, whose amino-acid sequence is MLPQQLSHLVDRSLKASTRLVVLLTIAALFSSVGLLVVQHRVSVGYKMLFAADSLADDVQKMRLRMGAWVIKGDKNARDDWRSTVRQGQAHLSRLQTLGTPDTAQARSISEIGAQLQRRIDTAESLLGDPDANEREARIETLMGDYYQGINAQLMDGIHVFSKAQQDRLSVLEERENAVLSAAGLVLVALVSWSILSLRRTRHTAARLIRSLDEALRTTARQRSELEAFIDAAPLAVFHADKTGRPTWLNEDAEELVGTERGTSVVETMREGLHADDRERLVRAWNRLLDEATELDEVFRMRSRTGERLWAHAHACPVRVGDDVTGFVAVLRNITPEMLLQEELTRSRHQLQRITDAVPALIARVDCSERYRFVNATYGVWFDAAPTLGESMRNFLGETAYGGIAQYVQQALGGKTVHFEMPRQHIRGRDFVGDVTYTPEFMADGTITGFYIMVTDVSERKELEENLFKANEMAQVTLDSIGDAVITTDEAGIVTFANRRAQTLLERPAATLVGHPIEEVVKLVDGSGKPSESSLRRALVERRLVDMLQPRRLVLDERIFLDVEDVAAPIEMRNGELAGGVLVVRDVSIAQAVADRMRQLAEADPLTGLPNRMVFEQRTRDALAARAGDACLALLYMDLDGFKAVNDTYGHDAGDELLRQFGRRLVAIARPLDVVCRLGGDEFVALLRPVNDPSGALARAGLLIEAAAAPFFWQGIPLHVTLSVGIACIPDDGADALTLLRKADAALYSAKRSGRNRAILFGALQPKKGCN
- a CDS encoding helix-turn-helix domain-containing protein; this translates as MLLGTTHERVGAISSTCGFSDQAHFTRVFKASTGLTPLAYRARYTRHCPV
- a CDS encoding EAL domain-containing protein, encoding MTQTICQGCGNAAEVAQRITMAFQPIVDVRARTVFAHEALVRGNNGEGASAVLASVRHENRYAFDQACRIVAIRTAALVEPPGMLSINFLPNAVYNPEHCLQATLAAAAAAHWPLGRVIFEVTEHEEVTDHEHLVGILTAYKAHGFLTAIDDFGAGYAGLNLLADFQPDLVKLDIGLVRGIHASRPRQLIVRHVVDLCHGLAIRVIGEGVETLDECRALLDLGVSLQQGFLFAQPAVATVPAISWPRLDDAIR
- a CDS encoding universal stress protein, whose translation is MFQHILIATDGSDVSDRAAKQAIDLASRLGARVLALHVVPALPAYAYFAQGIEGAIPTPDEASREDAECLERVQRLAKAHGVPCELRSVVDGRPYCEIVAIAEREGCDLIVMGSHGRQGLDRLLLGSETHKVLLSTRVPVLVCQ
- a CDS encoding PepSY-associated TM helix domain-containing protein — protein: MKSSTLKAWDRVHRWSSLVATAFLLVACLTGLPLVFSDEIIDAFDPSLPRLSAQPGHAPLDAMLASVERAQPGAVVVATFLDPRHARVAVTTAPTWAAFRDDPDHAVSTVFDAATGAEVVTGRADNGPGDAFINAVHDIHESMFMGNTGTWVMLTVALCFLASLVSGVVIYAPFNRGAGFGKVRRKRTRQAWLDRHNFHGIVLVAWACVVAFTGLLNELERPLFDLWQAKEVTPRIAGADVGVPPAGPAARVSLDAALATATRAVPGMLVTGVVFPGSPYGTPVHFIFWARGASTLTAELYQPVMVDARTGTVTAVLPMPWYLRSTELSRPLHFGNGGGLAMKTVWALLDLLLIAVLCSGLYLWLSRRRKLT
- a CDS encoding TonB-dependent siderophore receptor, yielding MRLRLAAPAALAAALVLAFSVTTPAFADTPRETAVDIDVPAAPLGQALNTLAAQLHVQLAVDPALVRNLQAPAISGHYTSRQALTRILAGTHLVATEKDGVLLIQVSSDARTSTTSLDAITVTGLTSGYVAHETMAATKTSTPLLETPQSITVITRDQLDARAVESVSQALRYTPGVLAEEFGGVETKADYFSLRGFPDANPYLDGLSTLTYFTVLAPVIETEGLDRVEVLRGPSSVLYGQATSPGGMVNVVSKHPLDTPLHEVSAATGAYGRAQASFDLSGPLDKDRQWLYRVTGLGLDTSTQTDHVRDKRVFIAPAVTWAPSDDTHLTLLTHYSYRDANSPPNDLPMQGTLWGNPNGKIPSDFYDGDPNFDRFARREYAVGYEFEHRFNDVFTFRQNARYAHANLDYSIIGSAGLEDDLRTLDRYGFRTQASSDVAGVDNQAEFRFDTGKVRHTLLAGVDYLHAEDRWAEQDPEIPSLDIYAPLYGITVDLPPVDYSVTHTIRQLGTYAQDQMRIDHWAATVSVRQDWASTQTIDRLEGTSDTQKSNRFTWRAGLVYLFDNGIAPYINASTAFTPSTGTSFEGSPFKPNLGKSYEAGVKFQPRGQNSYVMASVYQLTQSNVLTTDLDHPEFQVQSGEVRVRGAELSAVADLGNGLSLITGYTWMNGVQLRNNDGTQGKRPRDVPRNMANLWLDKTFLSGALRGFGVAGGLRYVGSTYGDLANTIRLPSTTLVDAAIRYEIPQWRFSLNAQNLFDKEYIGSCQGELGCQYGLRRAWMAKATFSW
- a CDS encoding FecR family protein, whose protein sequence is MHGIPPSPDEPTDRATSPDEAAAAWLVRSHGGLGRAEREALAKWLAEDPAHAVALARLRSTWAFLDDVAPAHRRRRRNARFRRAALVAAATVVVAVAGSVVWWERMPPPAAVAEAYRTARGEQRQVTLADGSLVWLDTGTVISVRLSEGGRDVALSSGQALFDVTHDVARPFVVHTATAQVRVVGTRFGVRETPTGLVSCGTDISVTRGHVQVTDPRGQGRVDLLAGQAAHVAPLGLPARLANGAGEAWRDGRVVFDDTPLPDAVAELERYGDTHLAVAPSARGLHVTGSFTVGNADAFAKALPQILPVRLERHGAEVRIVARQGSR